In the Clostridium beijerinckii genome, one interval contains:
- a CDS encoding NAD(P)/FAD-dependent oxidoreductase, with protein sequence MSKVIVIGAGPAGMMAAIQAAKKHDVILLDGNERIGKKLFITGKGRCNVTNAKDISEFFEYIPGNPHFLYSSLYSFTNNDTMNFFENEGIKLKIERGDRVFPESDKSSDIIRGLSNALSRTNVKIRLKSKVTNIEFKSNRIIAVEINNEERLYGDHFIFATGGASYPLTGSRGEGQKFASVLGHNVTQLMPALVPIEVVDSKTKELMGLSLKNVEVIIKENDKKVVYKNFGEMLFTHFGVSGPLILSGSRFIEKGKRYTLHIDLKPALNLGELDKRIQKDFNKYLNKDFKNSLDELLPQKLIPVIINNSGILENKKVNEITREERKTLVNAIKDLSFDIKGLRPIDEAIVTSGGVDIKEIDPSTMKSKIIENLSFAGEVMDVDAFTGGYNVQIAFSTGFIAGSNI encoded by the coding sequence TTGAGTAAAGTAATAGTTATAGGTGCAGGGCCCGCAGGAATGATGGCTGCTATACAAGCAGCAAAGAAACATGATGTAATATTATTAGATGGTAATGAAAGAATAGGTAAAAAGCTTTTTATTACTGGAAAAGGCAGATGTAATGTTACAAATGCAAAAGATATATCTGAGTTTTTTGAGTATATTCCAGGTAATCCTCATTTTCTTTATAGTTCATTATATAGTTTTACCAATAATGATACAATGAATTTTTTTGAAAACGAAGGAATTAAATTAAAAATCGAAAGAGGAGACAGAGTTTTCCCAGAATCTGATAAGTCTTCAGATATAATAAGAGGATTATCAAACGCTTTAAGTAGAACTAATGTAAAAATAAGATTAAAGTCAAAGGTTACTAATATAGAATTTAAAAGTAATAGAATTATAGCAGTAGAAATTAATAATGAAGAACGATTATATGGAGATCATTTTATTTTTGCGACAGGTGGTGCATCATATCCACTTACTGGTTCAAGAGGAGAAGGGCAAAAATTCGCAAGTGTGCTTGGCCATAATGTTACTCAATTAATGCCAGCTCTTGTTCCGATAGAAGTTGTTGATTCCAAAACAAAAGAATTGATGGGGCTGTCATTAAAAAATGTGGAAGTTATAATTAAAGAAAATGACAAGAAAGTAGTTTATAAGAATTTTGGTGAAATGTTATTTACCCATTTTGGAGTTTCAGGGCCCCTTATATTAAGTGGAAGTAGATTTATAGAAAAAGGAAAAAGATATACTTTGCATATAGATTTAAAACCTGCATTAAATTTAGGAGAATTAGATAAACGTATCCAAAAGGATTTTAATAAATATTTAAATAAAGATTTCAAAAATTCTTTAGACGAGTTATTACCACAAAAATTAATTCCCGTGATTATAAATAACTCAGGAATATTAGAAAATAAAAAAGTAAATGAAATAACGAGAGAGGAAAGAAAGACTTTAGTAAATGCTATTAAGGATTTAAGCTTTGATATAAAAGGATTAAGACCTATAGATGAAGCAATTGTAACTTCAGGAGGTGTAGATATAAAAGAAATTGATCCGTCTACCATGAAGTCTAAAATAATAGAAAATCTTTCGTTTGCAGGAGAAGTTATGGATGTAGATGCTTTTACAGGTGGTTATAATGTACAAATAGCTTTTTCTACAGGATTTATAGCAGGAAGTAATATTTGA
- the cmk gene encoding (d)CMP kinase, whose product MKISVAIDGPAGAGKSTIAKLVSKRFDLMYINTGAMYRAVALKAQEQNLEPENVQEICNIIKTMEMHFENDDLILNGENIQDKITTPNISSIVSGYASISEVRAILVKLQREMSSKFSVIMDGRDIGTVVLKDANFKFFLTASPEQRATRRFKELQERNIECSYDQILKDIIDRDHKDTHRATDPLKKAEDAIEIDSTNLDINGVVNVIAEYIGKGK is encoded by the coding sequence TTGAAAATTTCAGTAGCAATAGATGGACCGGCTGGAGCAGGAAAAAGCACTATAGCAAAATTGGTTTCTAAGAGGTTTGATCTTATGTATATAAATACAGGAGCAATGTATAGAGCTGTGGCGCTAAAAGCACAAGAACAAAACTTGGAACCAGAAAATGTTCAAGAAATTTGTAATATAATAAAAACTATGGAAATGCATTTTGAAAATGATGATTTGATTTTAAATGGCGAAAATATACAGGATAAAATAACTACTCCAAACATAAGTAGTATTGTATCTGGATATGCTAGTATTTCGGAAGTTAGAGCTATTCTTGTAAAACTTCAAAGAGAAATGTCAAGCAAATTTAGTGTAATAATGGATGGAAGAGATATTGGAACCGTTGTTCTAAAAGATGCAAATTTTAAGTTTTTCTTAACAGCTAGTCCAGAACAAAGAGCAACTAGGCGATTTAAAGAATTGCAAGAAAGAAATATAGAGTGTTCTTATGATCAAATACTAAAAGATATAATAGATAGAGATCATAAGGATACTCATAGGGCTACAGATCCGCTGAAAAAAGCAGAGGATGCAATTGAGATTGATTCTACTAATTTAGACATTAATGGTGTTGTTAATGTAATTGCAGAGTACATAGGAAAAGGAAAGTAA